One genomic segment of Gemmatimonadota bacterium includes these proteins:
- a CDS encoding 4Fe-4S ferredoxin translates to MQYGFIIDNRKCIGCHACTVACKAEHEVPLGVNRTWVKYIEKGTYPNTSRHFSVMRCNHCEDAPCVEICPVTALYTRKDGIVDFDPRRCIGCKGCMQACPYDALYIDPDTHTAAKCNYCAHRVDIGLEPACVNVCPEHAIISGDMDDGSTEISQLLAKEQVTVRKIEKDTKPRLYYIDGDEASLTPGETATSDNYMWSSQSDGVGHFARYIEERTAKADPEDMIRQLGGMGQDGQVGGDRQDDAGGRAGAEPGSDRGNGKDAAARRVYDAPDKGVLWGNDVAAYVWTKAISAGAFLLPFAASVFGYAVDPVLAWAGCTVALTFLLATTILLVSDLTQPKRFLYVLLRPQWKSWLVLGGYALTLYGLALTLWAAAMWTGRTGAAEIIGWITAVLAVVTAVYTAFLFAQAKGRDFWQSPTLVLHMLLHAVLAGAAVFALAHLFGEPGEAWTAFVRNTLIVAIILNLLVIASEMLTPHPTADARKAVQAIVRGRYRGYFWLLGIAIGNLVPVVLAWIGGEAVLAAAGAGVLIGLYATEYVWVRAPQDIPLS, encoded by the coding sequence ATGCAATACGGTTTCATCATCGACAACAGGAAGTGCATCGGGTGCCACGCCTGCACCGTCGCGTGCAAGGCTGAGCACGAAGTGCCCCTCGGCGTCAACCGGACCTGGGTGAAGTACATCGAGAAAGGGACGTATCCGAACACGTCGAGGCATTTCTCCGTCATGCGGTGCAACCATTGCGAGGACGCCCCCTGCGTGGAGATCTGTCCGGTGACGGCGCTGTACACCCGGAAGGACGGCATCGTCGATTTCGATCCGCGGCGATGCATCGGATGCAAGGGCTGCATGCAGGCCTGTCCCTACGACGCCCTGTATATCGATCCGGACACCCATACGGCGGCCAAGTGCAACTACTGCGCCCACCGAGTGGATATCGGTCTCGAACCCGCCTGCGTGAACGTCTGCCCGGAACACGCCATCATCTCAGGCGATATGGACGATGGTTCGACGGAGATCTCCCAGTTGCTCGCGAAGGAACAGGTGACGGTCCGAAAGATCGAGAAGGACACGAAGCCCCGCCTGTACTACATCGACGGCGACGAGGCCTCATTGACGCCCGGGGAAACCGCGACGTCGGACAACTACATGTGGAGTTCGCAGTCGGACGGCGTCGGCCATTTTGCCCGGTATATCGAGGAACGGACCGCCAAGGCGGATCCGGAGGACATGATCCGGCAGCTTGGGGGGATGGGACAGGACGGGCAGGTTGGCGGCGACCGACAGGATGACGCTGGTGGCCGGGCTGGAGCGGAACCAGGCAGCGATCGGGGCAATGGAAAAGACGCCGCGGCGCGCCGGGTCTACGACGCACCGGACAAGGGCGTCCTGTGGGGCAACGACGTGGCAGCCTACGTGTGGACCAAGGCCATTTCGGCGGGGGCCTTCCTCCTTCCCTTCGCGGCCTCGGTCTTCGGGTATGCCGTCGATCCCGTGCTCGCGTGGGCCGGCTGCACCGTGGCCTTGACGTTCCTCCTGGCCACGACGATCCTGCTCGTCAGCGACCTGACCCAACCCAAACGCTTTCTATACGTGCTGCTTCGTCCCCAGTGGAAATCCTGGCTCGTGCTCGGCGGCTACGCCCTGACCCTCTACGGGCTGGCGCTCACGCTCTGGGCCGCGGCCATGTGGACCGGTCGGACCGGAGCGGCTGAAATCATCGGCTGGATCACGGCAGTGTTGGCGGTCGTCACGGCAGTATACACGGCCTTTCTCTTCGCCCAGGCCAAGGGGCGGGATTTCTGGCAGAGCCCGACGCTGGTCCTGCACATGCTGCTCCACGCGGTACTGGCCGGTGCGGCGGTGTTCGCCCTGGCGCACCTTTTCGGCGAGCCCGGCGAGGCGTGGACCGCCTTCGTGCGGAACACGTTAATTGTCGCCATCATCCTGAACCTGCTGGTCATCGCGTCCGAGATGCTGACGCCCCATCCCACGGCCGACGCCCGAAAAGCCGTGCAGGCCATCGTCCGTGGCAGGTACCGGGGATACTTCTGGCTGCTTGGTATCGCGATCGGCAATCTTGTGCCCGTCGTACTGGCCTGGATCGGCGGTGAAGCGGTCCTCGCCGCGGCGGGCGCGGGCGTGCTGATCGGTCTCTACGCGACGGAGTACGTCTGGGTCAGAGCGCCGCAGGACATTCCGCTGAGTTAA
- a CDS encoding flavin reductase family protein → MKRGTIFKYIDFDGTMHHSGRQLPDRGKLPDKRGKMAFDQMEQRRIMGHFATGVTVVTTCYEDRPQGMTANAVASLSLDPPLILVSVDVKAQMNTYLRASDCFAVNILTEEQEEISVRFAKHGPKDFSGIAYRTEATGSPVFEQALAYVDCRVTEILQGGDHDIFIGEIVAGGAGQGRPLVFYGGQYGTLSG, encoded by the coding sequence ATGAAACGCGGGACCATCTTTAAATACATTGACTTTGACGGGACGATGCATCACAGTGGGAGACAGTTGCCCGATCGCGGAAAACTCCCTGACAAGCGTGGTAAAATGGCTTTTGATCAAATGGAACAACGACGGATCATGGGGCATTTCGCGACCGGCGTGACCGTCGTAACCACCTGCTACGAGGACAGGCCGCAGGGCATGACCGCCAATGCGGTGGCTTCCCTCTCGCTGGATCCCCCGCTCATTCTCGTATCGGTGGACGTGAAGGCCCAGATGAACACCTACCTCAGGGCCAGCGACTGCTTCGCCGTCAATATTCTGACCGAAGAACAGGAAGAAATCTCCGTGCGTTTCGCAAAGCACGGTCCAAAGGACTTTTCAGGCATCGCGTACCGGACCGAGGCCACGGGTTCGCCCGTTTTCGAGCAAGCGCTGGCCTACGTTGACTGCCGCGTCACAGAAATACTGCAGGGCGGAGATCACGACATCTTCATCGGCGAGATCGTTGCGGGCGGCGCCGGGCAAGGGCGCCCATTGGTCTTCTACGGCGGCCAGTACGGAACGCTTTCCGGCTGA